A genomic stretch from Eubacterium sulci ATCC 35585 includes:
- a CDS encoding acetyl-CoA carboxyl transferase codes for MRSENEIVECKGCGFQAPKNEWRDNLYECPECGKYKNIAARVRIKYICDEDSFREFGRWIKGYNPLDFPEYDNKLSEMEKKTDMPEAVVTGTCKIDGHKAVICVMDSRFMMASMGMAVGEKVTRAVEYATKKKLPLVIFSASGGARMQEGMLSLMQMAKTSAAIGKLREAGGLFISVMTNPTTGGVTASFASLGDIQLAEPGALIGFAGPRVISQTIGEKLPEGFQSAEFLYEHGLLDRVVPRAELKSYIAKLISLHQKGKKAQLASSDKKELARELDETLSSRSADERVLIARIETRPTGRDYIDRLISDFCEFGGDRLHGEDVSIVGGVGRFHGVPVVVIAQERGKSLDEKISHRFGMPNPEGYRKAERLMKHAERFGLPIITFVDTPGAYPGKEAEENGQGSAIAHCLLTLSRLRVPVVNVFIGEGGSGGALAIGFGDCMIMLENSVFSILSPEGFASILYKDSSRWKEACENMKMTAPELKKMGICDCVIKEDGEGAHENSEPVFKRLDAALAGNLARLMKISGEDIVKQRYHRLRKVGKELI; via the coding sequence ATACGCAGTGAAAACGAAATAGTGGAATGCAAGGGCTGCGGATTTCAGGCGCCAAAGAACGAGTGGAGAGACAATCTATACGAATGTCCTGAGTGCGGTAAGTATAAGAATATCGCAGCTAGAGTGCGCATCAAGTACATCTGCGATGAGGACAGCTTCAGAGAGTTCGGAAGATGGATAAAGGGGTATAATCCGCTCGATTTTCCTGAATACGATAACAAGCTTTCAGAGATGGAAAAGAAGACTGATATGCCTGAGGCTGTGGTCACCGGAACCTGCAAGATAGACGGACACAAAGCAGTTATCTGTGTCATGGATTCGAGGTTTATGATGGCCAGCATGGGCATGGCTGTAGGTGAGAAGGTTACAAGGGCTGTTGAATATGCGACCAAGAAAAAACTTCCACTGGTAATTTTTTCAGCTTCTGGAGGCGCAAGAATGCAGGAGGGAATGCTATCTCTGATGCAGATGGCAAAAACCTCAGCCGCTATTGGTAAGCTACGCGAGGCGGGAGGGCTATTCATTTCGGTTATGACAAATCCGACAACGGGTGGCGTCACGGCGAGCTTTGCTTCCCTCGGCGATATTCAGCTTGCAGAGCCTGGAGCGCTTATTGGCTTTGCGGGTCCTAGGGTCATTAGTCAAACTATCGGCGAAAAGCTCCCTGAGGGTTTCCAGAGCGCGGAATTCCTCTATGAGCACGGTCTCTTGGACAGGGTAGTTCCAAGAGCAGAGCTGAAAAGCTACATCGCTAAACTCATTTCGCTCCACCAAAAAGGAAAGAAGGCTCAGCTCGCTTCTTCAGACAAAAAAGAATTAGCTAGAGAACTGGATGAAACGCTTTCAAGTCGCAGTGCAGATGAACGTGTTTTGATAGCGAGAATCGAGACTAGGCCTACAGGCAGAGATTATATTGATAGACTAATTTCTGACTTCTGTGAGTTTGGAGGAGATAGACTTCATGGAGAGGATGTCTCAATTGTTGGAGGCGTCGGAAGATTTCACGGAGTACCTGTAGTAGTTATAGCTCAGGAGCGTGGAAAGAGCCTTGATGAGAAGATAAGTCACAGATTCGGAATGCCAAATCCTGAAGGTTATCGCAAGGCAGAAAGGCTCATGAAACACGCGGAGAGATTCGGACTTCCCATCATTACTTTTGTTGATACTCCTGGAGCATATCCTGGAAAGGAAGCCGAGGAAAACGGTCAAGGCAGTGCGATTGCTCATTGCTTGCTAACTCTTAGCAGACTTAGAGTGCCGGTTGTAAATGTATTCATCGGTGAAGGTGGAAGTGGAGGCGCCCTTGCTATAGGCTTTGGCGACTGTATGATAATGCTAGAGAACAGCGTATTTTCAATACTATCACCAGAGGGATTTGCCTCGATTTTGTACAAGGACTCCTCAAGATGGAAGGAAGCCTGCGAGAACATGAAGATGACAGCGCCAGAACTCAAGAAAATGGGAATCTGCGACTGCGTTATCAAAGAGGATGGTGAAGGTGCACACGAAAATAGTGAGCCAGTATTTAAGAGACTAGATGCTGCACTTGCAGGAAATCTCGCAAGACTTATGAAGATAAGTGGCGAGGATATCGTAAAGCAGAGATATCACAGGCTGCGTAAGGTCGGAAAGGAACTTATTTAG
- a CDS encoding carbon starvation protein CstA, with the protein MISFIMGVVLLIAGYFTYGKVVERLIGPDDRRTPAYTKEDGVDYIPMKTGTSFLIQLLNIAGLGPIFGALSGALWGPVVYLWIVFGTIFAGGVHDYLSGMLSERNNGASISEIVGKYLGPVMKTIMRIFSVVLLVMIGVVFMVGPAQLIALLTPDAFGVQFWTIVVLIYYFLATLLPIDKIIGKIYPIFGLALIVMALGIGGATLLHSGERPMLEIWDHFENMYPAKDKLPIWPLMFITVACGAISGFHATQSPMMARCLTKEKNGRKIFYGAMVAEGIIALIWASAGVAFYYNRGGDGTGLQALLDMQGGNSNTVYQMSRALLGGVGSILAMIGVIACPITSGDTAFRSARLTIADWFKIDQQDKKKRLLLSLPLLLVGYGISKLNYAVIWRYFSWSNQTLAMMVLWAIAVYLCRYRSKISSWMASIPATYMSAVTVAYILQAKEGFRINPTIADGIGIAFAAVVFAFYMIKVYTKAGDTPLVDTPLEVK; encoded by the coding sequence GACTACATTCCAATGAAGACTGGTACGTCATTCCTTATTCAGCTCCTTAACATCGCAGGACTTGGTCCTATCTTCGGAGCTCTATCAGGTGCTCTTTGGGGACCAGTAGTATATCTATGGATTGTATTTGGTACAATCTTTGCTGGTGGTGTTCACGACTACCTATCAGGAATGCTTTCAGAAAGAAACAATGGTGCTTCAATCTCTGAGATTGTCGGAAAGTACCTCGGACCAGTAATGAAGACTATCATGAGAATATTCTCAGTTGTACTTCTAGTCATGATTGGTGTAGTATTCATGGTTGGACCTGCACAGCTAATTGCACTTCTAACACCAGATGCATTTGGCGTTCAGTTCTGGACAATCGTAGTTCTTATTTACTACTTCCTAGCAACTCTACTTCCAATCGACAAGATTATTGGTAAGATTTACCCAATCTTCGGTCTTGCTCTTATCGTAATGGCTCTTGGAATCGGTGGTGCAACACTTCTACATTCAGGTGAAAGACCAATGCTTGAGATATGGGATCACTTTGAGAACATGTATCCTGCAAAGGACAAGCTTCCAATTTGGCCTCTAATGTTCATCACTGTTGCTTGCGGTGCTATCTCAGGTTTCCATGCAACACAGTCACCAATGATGGCTCGTTGCCTAACAAAAGAGAAGAACGGCCGTAAGATCTTCTACGGAGCAATGGTTGCTGAAGGTATTATCGCTCTTATCTGGGCATCAGCTGGCGTTGCATTCTACTACAACAGAGGTGGAGATGGTACTGGACTACAGGCTCTTCTAGATATGCAGGGTGGTAACTCAAACACTGTATATCAGATGTCAAGAGCACTTCTCGGTGGTGTTGGTAGCATCCTAGCTATGATAGGTGTTATTGCATGTCCTATTACATCAGGTGATACGGCATTCCGTTCAGCAAGACTTACAATCGCAGACTGGTTCAAGATTGACCAGCAGGATAAGAAGAAGAGACTTCTTCTTTCACTTCCACTACTTCTTGTAGGTTATGGAATTTCTAAGCTAAACTATGCAGTTATCTGGAGATACTTCTCATGGTCAAACCAGACACTTGCTATGATGGTACTTTGGGCTATCGCAGTTTACCTATGCCGTTACAGAAGCAAGATTAGCAGCTGGATGGCATCAATTCCAGCAACATATATGTCAGCTGTAACAGTAGCATATATCTTGCAGGCTAAGGAAGGTTTCAGAATCAATCCAACAATCGCTGATGGTATTGGTATCGCATTTGCAGCTGTAGTATTTGCTTTCTATATGATTAAAGTTTATACAAAGGCTGGAGATACACCACTTGTGGATACTCCACTAGAGGTTAAATAG
- a CDS encoding 3-hydroxyacyl-ACP dehydratase yields the protein MTLNSEQIKEILPHRYPFLLVDRITDMEPGKFAKGIKCVSQNEMHFLGHFPQKAVMPGVLILEALAQTGACALLCAEENKGKLAFFGGVKNCRFKRQVVPGDVLTLECEIIKSRGNVGFGNVVATVDGEVACSGEISFAIG from the coding sequence ATGACTCTTAATTCAGAACAGATAAAAGAAATTCTTCCTCACAGATATCCTTTCCTTCTTGTCGACAGGATTACGGATATGGAGCCAGGTAAGTTTGCCAAGGGAATTAAGTGCGTATCTCAGAACGAAATGCACTTCCTAGGCCACTTTCCACAGAAGGCTGTCATGCCAGGGGTTTTAATCCTCGAGGCTTTGGCTCAGACTGGTGCTTGCGCACTTTTATGCGCCGAGGAGAACAAAGGAAAGCTAGCCTTCTTCGGCGGAGTCAAAAACTGCCGATTTAAGAGACAGGTAGTTCCGGGGGATGTTTTGACGCTGGAATGCGAAATCATTAAGAGCCGCGGTAACGTAGGCTTCGGAAATGTAGTTGCGACCGTAGATGGTGAAGTAGCTTGCAGTGGGGAGATTTCATTCGCAATAGGATGA
- a CDS encoding 3-ketoacyl-ACP reductase → MDMGNRVAIVTGAGRGIGREAAVKLAQSGVDVVINYSRSEDAALETKRLCEEAGAKAILAKGDVSNEEECKAIVDLAISELGRLDILVNNAGITRDGLGVRMSAEDFDSVVKTNLYGPFYMIKAAASVMMRKRFGRIVNVSSVTGIVGNAGQVNYAAAKAGIIGMTKSFARELAGRGVTVNAVAPGFISTAMTDAIPEEAAEKLQSNIPMGRAGTTADVASAILFLTTEESGYITGEVLKVDGGMAM, encoded by the coding sequence ATCGATATGGGAAATAGAGTTGCAATAGTTACAGGTGCCGGAAGAGGTATCGGAAGAGAGGCTGCGGTAAAGCTAGCTCAAAGCGGTGTTGATGTCGTAATCAACTACAGCAGAAGTGAGGATGCTGCTCTAGAGACAAAGAGACTCTGTGAGGAGGCAGGAGCTAAGGCTATCCTAGCAAAGGGTGATGTCTCAAATGAAGAGGAGTGCAAGGCTATCGTAGATCTTGCTATAAGCGAGCTAGGAAGACTTGATATACTTGTAAACAACGCTGGTATCACAAGGGATGGACTTGGCGTGAGAATGAGTGCAGAGGACTTTGATAGCGTCGTAAAGACCAATCTCTACGGACCTTTCTATATGATCAAAGCAGCTGCGTCTGTGATGATGAGAAAAAGATTCGGAAGAATAGTAAACGTTTCATCTGTCACAGGAATCGTTGGAAATGCAGGCCAGGTAAACTATGCTGCAGCAAAGGCTGGAATCATCGGAATGACAAAGAGCTTTGCTAGAGAGCTGGCAGGCAGAGGCGTTACTGTAAATGCTGTTGCACCAGGATTTATTAGCACTGCAATGACAGATGCTATCCCAGAAGAGGCAGCAGAAAAGCTCCAGAGTAACATTCCTATGGGAAGAGCTGGAACTACAGCAGATGTCGCAAGTGCAATTCTATTTTTGACGACTGAAGAGTCAGGATATATCACTGGAGAGGTTCTCAAGGTCGATGGCGGAATGGCCATGTAG
- a CDS encoding 2-nitropropane dioxygenase gives MNLNKIFDIEFPIFQGGMAQVATGSFAADVSNAGAMGIIGTGAMNAEMLKAEIDAVRAKTDRPFGINLMMMNPDVERMADVIAESGASLVTTGAGNPGKYIELWKSKGIKVFPVVSSVALAKRLESMGADGMIAEGCESGGHIGEITTMVLVPQIVDAVSVPVVAAGGIAGGRQMAASEILGATGIQVGTVLLASEECPIHQNYKDAVIKAKDRSTIVTGRNSGAPVRVIKNPMAQEYLEREKAGADLMELEKYTLGALRRAVHEGDVKRGSLMAGQVSALVKEVKPLRSIFEQMMREYEECKNEFCK, from the coding sequence ATGAATTTAAATAAAATTTTTGATATAGAATTTCCTATTTTTCAGGGAGGAATGGCTCAGGTTGCTACGGGTTCTTTTGCAGCCGATGTATCAAATGCAGGTGCCATGGGGATCATCGGTACTGGAGCTATGAATGCCGAGATGTTAAAGGCCGAAATCGATGCTGTTAGAGCAAAGACGGATAGACCATTTGGCATCAACCTAATGATGATGAATCCCGATGTTGAAAGAATGGCAGATGTCATCGCTGAGTCTGGCGCATCACTTGTAACAACTGGTGCAGGAAATCCTGGCAAGTATATCGAACTTTGGAAGAGCAAGGGCATCAAAGTGTTCCCTGTTGTTTCATCGGTTGCACTTGCTAAGAGACTTGAATCTATGGGTGCTGATGGCATGATAGCTGAAGGCTGCGAAAGCGGCGGACACATCGGCGAAATCACAACCATGGTTTTGGTTCCGCAGATTGTAGATGCAGTGAGCGTTCCAGTTGTAGCTGCTGGTGGTATAGCTGGCGGACGTCAGATGGCGGCTTCTGAGATCCTTGGAGCTACGGGAATTCAGGTCGGCACTGTACTGCTTGCAAGCGAGGAGTGTCCTATCCACCAAAACTATAAGGATGCCGTTATCAAGGCAAAGGATAGAAGCACTATCGTTACTGGCAGAAACTCAGGAGCCCCTGTTAGAGTCATTAAAAATCCAATGGCTCAGGAGTACCTAGAGCGTGAAAAGGCGGGTGCAGACCTTATGGAGCTCGAAAAATATACGCTCGGCGCACTTAGAAGAGCTGTCCACGAAGGTGATGTCAAGAGAGGCTCACTGATGGCTGGGCAGGTGTCAGCGCTCGTCAAAGAAGTGAAACCACTTCGCAGTATTTTCGAGCAAATGATGAGAGAATATGAGGAATGTAAGAATGAGTTTTGCAAATAG
- a CDS encoding 3-oxoacyl-ACP synthase, with protein MMKRRVVVTGIGAVSPIGIGSSNMWENAKTGKLGIDFITQFDTEESKVKIAGEVKDFDPCEIMDKMEARRTARFTQFALYAAEEAFKQSGLDMSKEDALRCGVNVASGIGGLPVIQRECLRGDKHGYDRVSPLFVPSSITNMAAGMIAIKLGFKGSCTCVVTACASASDSIGAAFHYIRDGYSDVMACGGAESCICELGIGGFASMKALSDSDNPARASIPFDKERSGFVMGEGSGILILEEYEHAVKRGAKILGEVAGYGASCDANHMTAPLEDGSGAADCMTLAIRDAGIEPCEVGYINAHGTGTPLNDKGETKAVKLAFGEHSKELLISSTKSMTGHLLGASGAIEAVMAIKALEDQFAPPTVGYKVPDDECDLKICPNEGVAFDSEYAMSNSLGFGGHNASLIFKRV; from the coding sequence ATTATGAAGAGAAGAGTTGTTGTTACAGGTATCGGAGCAGTTTCCCCTATAGGAATTGGAAGCTCAAATATGTGGGAAAATGCCAAGACTGGAAAGCTAGGTATAGATTTCATTACTCAGTTTGACACTGAGGAATCAAAGGTAAAAATCGCAGGCGAGGTTAAGGACTTTGACCCTTGCGAAATCATGGACAAGATGGAAGCTAGAAGAACAGCTAGATTCACGCAGTTTGCTCTCTATGCTGCAGAGGAGGCTTTCAAGCAGAGCGGTCTTGATATGTCAAAAGAGGATGCGCTGAGATGCGGTGTAAATGTTGCTAGTGGAATCGGTGGACTTCCAGTAATTCAGCGTGAATGCCTAAGAGGGGATAAGCACGGATATGATAGAGTTTCACCTCTATTTGTTCCATCAAGCATAACTAACATGGCAGCAGGAATGATTGCAATCAAGCTCGGATTTAAGGGAAGCTGTACCTGCGTTGTTACAGCCTGCGCTTCAGCTTCAGATTCAATAGGAGCAGCCTTCCACTATATCAGAGATGGATACTCGGATGTAATGGCTTGTGGAGGTGCAGAAAGCTGTATCTGCGAGCTAGGAATAGGTGGATTTGCTTCTATGAAGGCACTTTCTGACTCAGACAATCCAGCACGTGCATCAATTCCTTTTGATAAGGAGAGAAGTGGCTTTGTTATGGGTGAGGGAAGCGGAATCCTAATCCTTGAAGAGTATGAGCATGCTGTTAAGAGAGGAGCAAAGATTCTTGGCGAAGTTGCTGGATATGGAGCTAGCTGCGATGCGAACCATATGACTGCACCGCTTGAGGATGGTAGTGGAGCTGCTGACTGCATGACCTTAGCTATTAGAGATGCCGGAATTGAGCCTTGTGAAGTTGGATACATCAATGCTCATGGAACAGGAACACCGCTTAACGATAAGGGTGAGACCAAGGCAGTAAAGCTTGCCTTCGGTGAGCACAGCAAGGAACTTTTGATCTCATCAACAAAGTCCATGACAGGACACCTTCTTGGTGCGAGTGGAGCAATTGAAGCTGTAATGGCAATTAAGGCTCTAGAAGACCAATTTGCACCTCCTACAGTAGGATATAAAGTGCCTGACGATGAGTGTGATTTAAAGATTTGTCCTAACGAAGGAGTAGCTTTTGACAGCGAATACGCTATGTCAAATTCACTCGGGTTTGGTGGACATAATGCGTCTTTGATTTTCAAGAGAGTTTAG
- a CDS encoding malonyl-CoA--acyl carrier protein transacylase — MKTAFLFAGQGSQKPGMGRDLYAEFEGFKNCFDKLPAEQRSIAFDGSMEELSQTQNTQVILLAFGMGIYSVLKENGVKPDFAAGLSLGEYTALCSAGVFEYEDALKLVQFRANEMVKASKDVDSSMAAVLGLEQEPLAECCKQASNGDKKAEITNVNCPGQIVISGEASAVAKASELALEKGARRVMPLSVSGPFHTSYMKPVGDALLEKTKEFKLGKAEFPVLFNYTGDVKQADESISELLSKQVQSGVLMEKIIRKLIELGVTNFVEIGPGNALSGFVKKVDRSVKTISITTADELRQAIEELGR; from the coding sequence ATGAAAACAGCTTTTTTATTTGCTGGACAGGGAAGTCAGAAGCCAGGGATGGGCAGAGATTTGTACGCTGAGTTTGAAGGATTTAAAAATTGCTTTGACAAACTGCCAGCTGAGCAGAGAAGCATCGCATTTGATGGAAGCATGGAGGAACTTTCTCAGACCCAAAATACGCAAGTCATTCTCTTGGCTTTCGGTATGGGAATTTACAGCGTACTAAAAGAGAACGGAGTTAAACCTGATTTTGCAGCAGGTCTAAGTCTTGGAGAATACACAGCTTTATGCAGTGCGGGCGTTTTTGAATACGAGGATGCGCTAAAGCTCGTTCAGTTTAGAGCAAACGAGATGGTTAAGGCATCAAAGGACGTAGATTCAAGCATGGCAGCTGTCCTTGGACTTGAGCAGGAGCCGCTTGCTGAGTGCTGCAAGCAGGCATCAAATGGGGACAAAAAGGCAGAGATAACCAATGTCAACTGTCCTGGTCAGATTGTAATTTCGGGTGAGGCTTCAGCAGTAGCTAAGGCATCTGAGCTCGCTCTAGAAAAGGGTGCAAGAAGGGTTATGCCACTATCAGTTTCAGGACCGTTCCACACATCATACATGAAGCCAGTCGGAGATGCTCTTCTTGAGAAGACCAAGGAATTTAAGCTAGGCAAAGCAGAGTTTCCTGTTTTGTTCAACTACACAGGAGATGTGAAGCAGGCAGATGAGTCAATCTCAGAGCTTCTATCAAAACAGGTTCAGTCTGGTGTACTGATGGAGAAGATAATCAGAAAGCTAATAGAGCTTGGGGTTACAAACTTTGTTGAGATAGGCCCAGGAAATGCACTGTCTGGATTTGTCAAAAAAGTAGATCGCTCGGTGAAGACAATTAGCATTACTACAGCTGATGAGCTTCGCCAGGCCATTGAAGAGTTAGGAAGGTAA
- a CDS encoding 2-nitropropane dioxygenase, with product MSFANRASAKVFRDKLEIPVIQGGMGVGISMGKLAGSVAACGGMGVISTALIGFREEDFYQNHVEADVRALRKEIQIAKEIANGRGMIAINAMTVTTDYRECIEAAVREGIDAIISGAGLPLALPELVDGKDVLIAPIVSSAKAAALIMRSWNKKCERKPDFIVVEGSGAGGHLGFKKEELLEKSYKPLTEIVSDVVNVCGDIPVFAAGGIFDADDIKKVLKCGAYGVQIGTRFIACEECDASQGFKDKIVKAKAEDLKIIQSPVGLPGRALKSALHKQVEKEGRKAPSRCINCISTCDPKTTPYCISAALIAGFNGDEENGLFFSGENCGRIDKIVKVKDLMDELSKGFE from the coding sequence ATGAGTTTTGCAAATAGAGCGTCTGCTAAAGTTTTTAGGGATAAGCTCGAAATTCCAGTTATTCAGGGCGGTATGGGAGTTGGTATATCCATGGGAAAGCTCGCCGGAAGCGTCGCAGCTTGCGGTGGTATGGGTGTTATTTCAACTGCTTTGATCGGCTTTCGTGAGGAAGATTTCTATCAGAATCATGTAGAGGCTGATGTGCGTGCCCTTAGAAAAGAGATACAAATCGCTAAGGAAATTGCTAATGGTAGAGGAATGATAGCCATAAATGCTATGACTGTAACTACTGACTATAGGGAATGTATCGAGGCTGCTGTCAGGGAAGGAATAGATGCGATCATATCAGGTGCTGGGCTCCCCCTTGCCCTACCTGAACTAGTTGATGGCAAAGATGTCCTAATAGCTCCGATTGTCTCGAGTGCCAAGGCGGCAGCTTTGATCATGAGAAGCTGGAATAAAAAATGTGAAAGAAAACCCGACTTCATAGTTGTTGAAGGTTCGGGAGCAGGCGGACATCTAGGCTTTAAGAAGGAGGAATTGCTCGAGAAAAGCTATAAGCCTCTAACTGAGATAGTCTCAGATGTCGTGAATGTCTGTGGAGATATACCTGTCTTTGCTGCAGGAGGCATCTTTGATGCAGATGACATCAAAAAGGTACTTAAGTGTGGTGCTTACGGCGTGCAGATAGGAACAAGATTCATCGCCTGTGAAGAGTGCGATGCAAGTCAGGGATTTAAGGATAAAATCGTGAAAGCGAAGGCCGAGGATTTAAAAATCATACAAAGTCCTGTAGGGCTTCCAGGAAGAGCACTTAAATCAGCTCTTCACAAGCAGGTCGAAAAGGAAGGTAGAAAAGCGCCAAGTCGCTGCATAAATTGCATAAGTACATGCGATCCTAAGACGACGCCGTACTGCATAAGCGCAGCTTTGATAGCAGGATTTAATGGAGACGAAGAAAATGGACTTTTCTTCAGCGGTGAAAACTGCGGAAGAATAGATAAAATAGTTAAAGTCAAGGACCTTATGGATGAACTGTCAAAGGGATTTGAATAA